From the genome of Segatella hominis, one region includes:
- a CDS encoding N-acetylmuramoyl-L-alanine amidase, with protein MRKIKEIIIHCSATKEGRDYTVADIDRWHRDRGFFCIGYHFVIYRDGSIHVGRSVEEVGAHCRGHNLVSIGICYIGGLSKNGKPKDTRTPQQKAAMKSLIEQLKEEYPGATIHGHNEFASKACPCFDVKEEFG; from the coding sequence ATGCGTAAAATCAAGGAAATCATCATTCATTGTAGCGCGACCAAGGAAGGTCGTGATTACACCGTAGCCGACATCGACCGCTGGCATCGAGATCGTGGCTTTTTCTGCATCGGCTATCATTTTGTAATTTATCGTGACGGAAGCATCCACGTGGGCCGTTCTGTAGAAGAAGTAGGCGCCCACTGCAGAGGTCACAATCTTGTGAGCATCGGTATCTGCTACATCGGCGGTTTGTCGAAGAACGGCAAGCCTAAAGACACCCGTACGCCCCAGCAGAAGGCTGCCATGAAATCCCTCATCGAACAGTTGAAGGAGGAATATCCCGGGGCTACTATCCACGGGCACAACGAGTTCGCCAGCAAGGCTTGTCCTTGTTTCGACGTGAAGGAAGAATTTGGCTAA
- a CDS encoding nucleotidyl transferase AbiEii/AbiGii toxin family protein, whose protein sequence is MNSYNKQALDIIAKEQGFIRDNLEKVMRLVEILNYFHDSPLLSKSLVLKGGTAINLTVFQLPRLSVDIDLDFTVDCDRESMLSIRQEVNNEILRYMESEGYHLAPGSKTPHTLDSWVFHYTNAAGNNDGIKIEINYSDRCHIQPAIETHVSIPFLSDVKVRSLSPVELFATKINALIGRSAARDIYDVYNMVKHQLFVSDEEKTLLRKATVFYLTVGSSRKDNATPTEYTDFPQIDKIRFPQIRSQLLPVLRRSEHFDFEKAKTEVKDFLSKLLVLTESEKEYVREFNDKKYIPELLFEDKEMVNRIKFHPMALWKTRSR, encoded by the coding sequence ATGAACTCATATAACAAACAAGCTCTTGACATCATCGCCAAGGAGCAAGGCTTTATTCGCGACAACCTCGAAAAGGTGATGCGACTGGTGGAGATACTCAACTATTTCCATGACAGTCCTTTGCTGTCTAAATCTCTTGTGCTGAAAGGTGGCACAGCCATCAATCTCACCGTTTTCCAACTGCCAAGACTCTCGGTAGATATAGACCTTGACTTTACGGTGGATTGCGACCGAGAATCCATGCTCTCCATTCGCCAAGAAGTGAATAACGAGATTCTACGCTATATGGAGTCGGAGGGTTATCATCTTGCACCTGGCTCCAAGACACCGCATACGCTTGACTCATGGGTGTTTCATTATACCAATGCCGCAGGCAACAACGATGGCATCAAGATAGAAATCAACTATTCCGACCGTTGCCATATCCAGCCTGCCATAGAGACTCATGTGTCCATTCCGTTTCTGAGCGATGTGAAGGTACGTTCTCTTTCACCTGTCGAATTGTTTGCCACCAAGATAAACGCCTTGATAGGTAGAAGTGCTGCACGTGACATTTATGATGTCTATAACATGGTGAAGCATCAACTATTCGTGAGCGATGAAGAGAAAACGTTGCTGAGAAAAGCGACCGTCTTTTATCTGACTGTTGGCTCAAGCAGAAAAGACAACGCTACGCCTACGGAATATACTGACTTTCCGCAGATAGACAAGATCCGTTTTCCGCAGATTCGTTCGCAACTCTTGCCTGTGCTTAGGCGCAGTGAGCATTTTGACTTTGAAAAAGCCAAGACAGAAGTGAAAGACTTTCTCTCAAAGCTATTGGTTCTGACAGAATCAGAGAAAGAATACGTGCGGGAATTCAATGACAAGAAGTATATTCCAGAATTGCTGTTCGAGGATAAAGAGATGGTCAATAGAATCAAATTTCATCCTATGGCTTTGTGGAAGACAAGGAGTCGTTGA
- a CDS encoding DUF4377 domain-containing protein, with the protein MFASCLNDDDEPKDKQKTVTLYVSATTGERTGMTGTPHECMLIKEKGEKTLEPCEFNGIKGFTYEKGYEYELLATKTIYANPPADGSSYDYTLIKVVSKMAKGNE; encoded by the coding sequence ATGTTTGCAAGCTGTTTAAATGATGACGATGAACCCAAAGACAAGCAGAAGACTGTAACTCTATATGTTTCTGCCACAACAGGAGAACGTACCGGTATGACGGGTACACCACACGAATGTATGTTGATAAAAGAAAAGGGAGAAAAGACTTTGGAGCCATGCGAGTTCAACGGAATTAAAGGCTTTACATACGAGAAAGGATACGAGTACGAACTTTTGGCTACGAAGACCATATATGCCAATCCACCAGCAGATGGATCAAGCTATGACTATACTCTTATAAAAGTGGTGTCAAAAATGGCAAAGGGAAATGAGTAG
- a CDS encoding type IV toxin-antitoxin system AbiEi family antitoxin domain-containing protein → MTELLSILYKLRIFTSDELSEALKDKVKAVEALLARYKQQGWIVAIRRNTYCMKDIASGLPVCDKYEIGSHLSPTACISYHTALEFHGLAHQPFNEVFVKSMTRFNPFSFDDVDYTYCRQTKEIVGMMTPKGNPYVRVTDVESTLLDCFDRIDRAGGIEELLHCMEGIVLLNEERLIDYLARYDKAFLYQKTGYLLERIKEQANISESLLELCRAKGTKSVKWLTNNEESDTFVNKWRMYVPQELTSKEEYELI, encoded by the coding sequence ATGACAGAACTATTGAGTATATTATATAAGCTGCGGATATTCACTTCGGATGAACTTTCTGAGGCTCTGAAAGACAAGGTGAAGGCGGTGGAGGCGTTGCTTGCTCGGTACAAGCAACAAGGGTGGATTGTAGCTATACGGCGCAATACCTATTGCATGAAGGATATTGCGTCGGGTTTACCTGTTTGCGACAAGTATGAGATAGGAAGCCACTTGTCACCTACAGCTTGCATCAGTTATCATACAGCATTGGAGTTTCATGGATTGGCTCATCAACCCTTCAATGAGGTTTTTGTGAAAAGCATGACTCGCTTCAATCCCTTTTCTTTCGACGATGTGGATTATACCTATTGCCGACAAACAAAGGAAATCGTTGGTATGATGACACCCAAGGGAAACCCTTATGTGCGAGTAACGGATGTGGAGAGTACGTTGTTGGATTGCTTTGACCGCATCGACCGAGCTGGGGGTATTGAGGAATTGCTGCATTGCATGGAGGGTATCGTCTTGCTCAATGAGGAAAGGCTCATCGATTATCTCGCAAGGTACGACAAGGCATTCCTGTACCAGAAGACAGGCTATCTGTTGGAGCGAATCAAGGAACAAGCCAACATCTCAGAATCCCTCTTGGAGCTGTGCCGAGCCAAGGGAACCAAAAGCGTCAAGTGGTTGACTAACAACGAAGAGTCGGATACATTTGTAAATAAATGGCGCATGTATGTGCCGCAAGAACTAACATCAAAGGAAGAATATGAACTCATATAA